The genome window ACACATCATCAATACAGACACATATCATAGCATCATAATTAATACACAAATAACATATTATCATAAGGTGCCTGATTACATTTAAATCAAGTATTTTTCTACAtttctaagcatacctcttgatcAGTCTGTATGCACCTGACTGGtggttgtttttttaaagaaactaaatatgcttctctgctaaAATCGTGTTCAAAGATTGTAAGGAATGTTAGTCTTATTTAGTACATTTAGTAATTACTTCCTTTTCTAAAGTCTAGCAACCTTGccagatagttagacaagctactctAAATTGATTGACagcctgaaatggcttggtaGCTAATTATGAGgctgggagattgggaacctatctatctggctagctaaagccatcttcataaaattgctagatGGCTAGTATCTAGCAaacaaacatttttgttttatttatttatcaagaAGGAATGAATAGACTACATAGCTTGATAAAAATTCATTTACAAACATACCCCCTGTGACTCCTGCCCATTACAGGCagctaaaatgtaaatcaaacgCTGTGTGTCACTCtacactctctcttctcctccactgaCAATACTGCACGTACTAGAGTATCTAGCATCCTGCCTTACAAGGGAGAATAGGGGGGTACTCTTTGCCTGGTCCAGTCAGTGCCCCCTCCACAAAATACTGCTGACAGATCTTTTGATGAATAATTATGATAAAACATGGGCTTGAAAATGAAATGGATCGTGAAACACTGGTCTATGCTACTCCACtatacaaacacacgcacaggTCAAAGATTGTTTTTCCTCCAGACAGCAAACTTTGACATGATGGGATAATAACTGAGCATGCATTCTGAGGGAGGATAGCTAGAGACATCTTATGACTTTTGAGCAATTTTCTGTCTTTCATGCTACACAGAGGAAAGAGACAGTGGCTGAGGAGGGCTGAAGAGGGTTGTCTGACTGGGTGGACTACTCACTGTTCAATGGGCACAACTACCAGAGGCTTAATCTACTGCCCTGCTCTACTTCAGCCACAGACATCATCTCTGAATGATCTTAGTAGTCACCATGTTTTACACACAGAGCTCTCCTCTTCCTCATGAAGAAGAGGACTACAGAGAATACAATACCAGCAGACAATGTTCTCTCTAGTTATCTGTGCCTGAGGATAAAAGTATGCATTTGATTAGAGTAACATAAACATCAAGCCTTTAAGGTCTTCAGTTTAGGGCAGGGTCACATCACCTACCTGCAGCATGAGTTCACAGTCCTCCCGGCCCACAAAGATCATCTCCCGTGGGAGGCGGTGGCGTGTGCCAGAGCTGCTGACCAGGAACCATGATGTCACGCTCATCTTTACAGGCCCCCTGGGAAACCCCTTTGCATCCTGGGACACACAGGGGACAAATACAGTAAGTCAGAGTAGGACACGTGATATGTACAGTATGGTATACATTCAGGGAGGTGGCCATAACCATCGGTCCACAGACCAATTGTCCCTTAAAATATGTTTCAACTTTTTGCCATCATAAAAGGGATATATTGGACAGATCTCTCCATTACACAGACATTTTGTGGCACATATTGATTGTTTACATTTATTGTTCCATTGTTTTGGTGGTAACACACACAGTGCTGCACACTGCCAAGCCTTGTAGATACCGCTACATCAGCAAATACAGTTCAATGATGGCTAGAGCATTTCAGAGCACTTCATCCACTCAACCAACAAACAATAAATTCCTTATTTCAATGCTTTTTCTGTCAATATACATTGTACATCTATCAGCTCGCTGTAGGCCTAGCTAGCTATGTATATATATGAGGGAGCAGGACACCAATTGATTGACCTGTTATTTGACTTCACTGGCTCACGAAACATTCCCAAAATGCTATGCAGGATGCTGATTCACAGGAAATGACATGAGAAAGGGTGGTGGCATTGGTATCATTGAAAACTCAATGGCAGACATGCTTGGGTGGAAACATGACTATTTTTAAATGACACCATAATTAATAATTTGGTGAGCATGATCAGTAACTACTGACTGTGTGCCCTTTGCACTGGTTCAATGTCACCAACAGGAAACGGTACTGTAGCTAGGGCTGTGGTGAAGGTAAGCCCACAGCCCCCTGGGTAGAAGTCAGATCTGATATGTCACAGGGCGCTTTGGTACTGGTGCCAAGGGATGTGAAACTGAGAGCGGCCAAGATGCTACATGTGGTATCAAAAACACTCGAACCacaccctagaccagggatggcCAGCCctctcctggagagctactgggtgttcaggcttttgttccagccctgttCTAAAACACCTGATTCCACTCATCAGCTGCTCATGGGGACcttgattagctgaatcaggtgtgttagatcaGGGGTGTTAATACTGCTAGGAGGAGATTGCAATACCGCACAGCCATTTCACTTTGGAATAAATGGGGCTTTGATAGCAGCAAACAGCATCAGATGCCTTGTAAACTTAATGAGAGCCTACAGTATGTCCAGCAATGGACAAATGGGGTGTTGCTCTGACACCAAAACAAAGATAATTTAGGCCCTAAAGACACCCAAAAccatatatactgtgtatatatacaacATAGCAATGTAGGCCTATATGGTGATAAGTAAGctattattagtatgttataagCCTTATCCTATTGACTAGCACATGTTAGGCCTATCTCAAATGgaaacaataaaacatatttgtaaatatattatatttaatatTTCATACTTAATTATTCATAAACACATTTTATTCATTATTCATACTGAGAATACGAATCCCATCAATTTCCACATTCCATTACAGGCCAGTGTCAGTAGGCTATAGGGTGCACGTGATTCAACACTTTCGTCTGTAGGCCCTACTTGAAACATACAGGCTAATTGAATCACCGTCCCTGTTACGTTCAAGCTCAACCTAAATGTGTTCTTGAGGCGACCCGTTTATCCAATACGAAGGAGAGTGAAAATTCAATCCAATGCATTTAATTTGAGAAATAACTCGATCAGATAGCGCAGCTGTGGTCCCGAGTGCTCGCATCAGGGATCAGGGAGAAGCCGAGACGACTGGATAATAATGATGATGCTATGTCTGCCTTATATGCCTAGCCCTATTGCTATTTCACATAGGCTACTACGATACACTGTATTGATATTTACACATCCTATATAGGGCGCTATAGCCTAATATAAACAGAGGGTGCCACCGTCGGAAATACCATGGACAGAATGCTTGGATACAATGTAACATTAAAAATGCGTGTTTAGCGCCAATACTAGTCTGTAGCAGGCTGCTGGCCCATTCATTGAAGCACGGACGAGCTAGATCTTTCTCCTTTTAACCCCAAATATATCAGCGCCGACCACACCAAAGATAGGCCTTGGCTACTGGCATCATAAACCAACGTCATTTTCTACTATAGAAATCCTCGCCCAGTCATGCGACCTACCTACAATATTCCAGATGCTGCTCCCCACCAGAAAGCAACAAACGATGTCACCACCAAATAGACAGCAACAGCCTTGGCGCAATCCCTTGACAGTTTGTGGTCAAATGTGGCTTGAAATCATTGTCGTTACGCGGGTCCAGGTGAATAACATGCGAACTTCGGGTGGGGATATTGATGCTGTTGTAATGGCATTTCTGTCTGTGACGGAGAGTCGCCGACGGTGGACCAGCGCCGCCTCCAAGCTCTCGGCAGGTTGTTGACGCAACACGACCAGAGGCGAATATCAAACGCTGCTTTTTCGGGTGGTGCACCTGCTGTAATGTAGGCCAAATACAGGAATTTAGCTATGTCTATCTCAAAGAAATATTATCAAGCGATGTCAAACGAATATTTGTTGAGGATTCCTGTGAAAATAGCATTGGatattgaaaataagattttttttcatTATTCAAGTGAGGGACATTGGTCACTTTATGTGATGTCGTCAAGTCTTTTGTTTCCTTTCTAATACATTAATATTGTAGTGTCGGCTAACAGCAAATTTGGAGATGCTGACATGATTTCAAATGTTGCACGTGTTATTATTACGGATATTGACTGCACGTAGGCCTATAGGGTATGCTTTCTCATCCCATCCAAACGGTCAggttgggctaggctacatgtctTTACCACGCCCTTTTGGGTGGCCTGTAAATCCACGCGCCCCTACTTATGTAGTAGCCAGCAGTAGGCTATTCATTAGATGTGGTTGCTGAAAGCAAATCACAACTTTAGAAACTGTTCATAGTTATTATTATTCCGCTGGAACCTCTAGCGCCAAAATCCGTAAGAACTACCAACATCAAAACAACATTAATGCTTTGATGCTGCACGCATTAATGTTGTTTTGATGCTGCACGCATTAATGTTGTTTTGATGCTGCACGCATTAATGTTGTTTTGATGCTGCACGCATTAATGTTGTTTTAATGCTGCACGCATTAATGTTGTTTTGATGCTGCACGCATTAATGTTGTTTTAATGCTGCACGCATTGTTGTTTTAATGCTGCACGCATTAATGTTGTTTTGATGCTGCACGCATTAATGTTGTTTTAATGCTGCACGCATTAATGTTTTGATGTTGGTAGTTCTTAAGGCACTGGTCAAGTTGCTTGAAAAAAATAACACTTTTGATTATATTACTCATAGTTTTCACACTACAACCATCTTTACATAAATCCCAATGCATTTCAGGGGCCATAGACTTGAATGGGAAAAAAAATCTGGAATAAACTAGAAATACCATTCCATTTAATTTAGAAACGCTAAAACGTGCAGACTGGTCTGGAATAGTGTGCTTGTATACAGCTTTTTGATACTATTTAAATACTTTTTCAACTAGAATTGTTTTAAATCTGCATAAAACTCCATAGGCTTGAATGAGAAATATTTGAATTCACCACTTGAAACGTTAAAGCTACAAAGGATTGTTGCTATTTTAACTTTTTGAACTATAACCGTTTACATTTGCATAAAAGCACCATGGACTTTAAAGGTCAAATTTGGATTCACCACTGATCTTGATCTATTTCAGCAGACTGACTAAACTTTTCCTACTTTATAACCCATAAAGCTTGCTGTATACCCTTTAATTTCAATGGCGGAATGCAGGCATCAACATTCTGAACTGAAACCATTGAGAATgttcaaacaaaaacatttttgagagcTTAAAAACACATATGGCTTATGATGATATAGTACTCACTCTTGCTTACTATACTAGTCCACTATAATAACTCCACACCTACAAACCACCCCAAAATAGGTCACTATAACACAGCCTATGAAAACCCTTTTACAGCCATAAATACTTAAAGACTAGCAAGCACACCACATTTACTTCAGTAAACATCCTATTCTAGTTGGTGTAATTTCTGTTCATGGTCAGTTATAAATTGTGATTTCAATCGGTCTCCTGTAAAACCATGACGTCATGTATGATTTTAGATGCTTCATTTGGCTCCATGTGCCAACACAGTCTAATGCCTAATCGTTCATGTGTTTTTTGTGATCATTTAGGTTTATCCAAGATGGGCCTGTTTATCAGGAATAACTGCATAGAGTGAGTGCAATCTTCACCATTGACTAAATACAATGATAGACTGCATAGCCTTTTGAGCCAGATGATGGCGCACTATGCATGCCATATGGCTTTGCTGAAACAGAGCCTCCTTGAGGAACCAGCCGAAGAATTAACatcaaaatgtaaatgcaaaacaTCCTTCAGATCTATAGGAGTTTTTtagaaggtaggggctaggggtcaaCTGAGAATTCAGCAATTGTCTAATGTGTTGCTCCATCTACATCAAGCACCCAGCTTGGCTCACAGCTGGACCCCAGCACACTGGACTATCTCCCTGGACATCTGCTCCCTATTCAGGGCCATCTACACTTGGCTCTGGACCTCCATTGTCAGCCCAATACAGATATCCAGAGGATGGGCCAGCAAATTATGTGCTGAACAATACTTTTTAGGCTACTTGATACTCTTTATACAAGTGGGGAGCTTAGAGTTAATTGAAAGAATCGAAAATCACTTTGTCCCCAAAAAATCTTTATTTCTGAATTCCAATGAAAAATACCACACAGTGAGGGAAAATGTTATTTGTTCACAAAAGCTGGTGCATTCAATTGTTCAGTTTCTCATCTACCAAGGGGGCAAAGGGAATGAAATAACTTAAATAGAAATAGTTTGAACCTTTTCTTAACACCCCCCCAACTGACAGgtcaatgatttaaaaaaaacaagaatacaacaagaaaaaaaaaatacaaaactggaATGTGACAAAATTAAATATGTTTTACATTCATTTACAATTTCTTTACCATTAATTATCAATTGTATTGTTTTGTGAAAATTCCAAACCATTTCCTCTAGAAATCATTTATATTCAGACTAAACTAAAGGCCTTAACACTTGACAAACCTAGAATCTGCTGGATCAGGACAAAGTTAATTATCCTCTTAATTCTTGAACGGTCAATCATTTTAAAGCTAAACGTAGAGATCCTCACTTGGATTCAATTAGGACCATTGAGACACAATGAATTGTTGCCCTCAAtctcgtgcacacacacacacaaatacatacaaaataaatggTCATCCTTCCTCGATGGTGGTCAGTGTCAGCCTGTTTGGTGTATTTCACTTGCAACAGTAACTGTCTATGTACAATAGCTGTCTGAAAGGTACTGTAACAGTCACTGAGGTGTTTCTAAAAGCATTGCGGAGAAAACACCCAATAACTGGAAACAATCTTAAAACAATTGTAAAAGAAAATGTACACAAACAATCACAGAATAGGCTACCTGTTGAGAACTAAACAGCAAAGAGAAGGTAATTTTGTTGGCAGAACATTCACACAATTCATTTTGTACACTCAATCCCAAGGTTCGAATCAGTACATGAGCATGCCTTTCAGATTATATTATCCAGGCTTCAGTCGGTGCTACTCTGATAAGGGTCAGGGCAGAACAAAACAAAGCAGAGGGTAAGGTCGTAAATCTCAAACTAAACAAGACTTTGGTCACAGTTATAGCTAAGCCAGATATTCATTTCAAACCATTTATTTTGTTTCAGCATTGCCCTCACGAGGACGCCAGTGACAATTATGTCTGCCCCTCACCATGGCACTGTGTTATTGCACAAACTCTCCACCAAGCTAACAGTCTTCAGAATATTTTCCAGCACTGGATCATTGATGAGAGTTTTGTTATACATTGTCCGGACTGTGACTGTTCTCAATAATAGACAATATTTGTGGAGAAACTGCTTGGTTGGTaaatagtaaaaaatatatatttttaaaaactaCAGGCAGGTGAGCTTCAGACTCTTCCGTAGTTGAAGCTATGCATGTGTGCACCTTCAATGGCATGCTGGTAGAAAAAGACATGTTTTCATCAAGTTGATTTATTTTATCAACATGTAGCTAGCATGGTTTTCTGCTAGATATAAAAAGTAAGTTATATTACTTCTCATTTCAATGTACTTTGAAGTATATGTCTACAGCTTTGATAGAAAAATATAAACCAAGGACCAACTCAACATTTGTTCACAGGGTAAATGGATAGTGACCTTTCTAGAaaaagcaagtgtgtgtgtgtgtgtgtgtgtgtatgtgtgtgtgtgtgtgtgtatgcatgcatgctacacacacacacacacacctagtcaTTTGACCATAAAATGTATCAGAAAATGCCTCCCCTACTGTGGTTGCAGCAGCAACTTTACAGGAATAAACAAGATTGCTATTCACATGATTTCTCATGAAAACATCTATTTCACTAAAAATAAATGTAGCCAATACACCCATCAAAAATGTCCTTTATGATCCACAACTCATTTGGTGAATTCCACTCTGTGCTTCACCACTTTACAGATGGTGTGATCCAGTAGAGCCAACTGTTTTCGCGATACATTGTAGTCACTAAGGACAACTTCGGCAAGGTGGTGAGGCCAGTAACACTGAAGAAAAGTAGACGGCTCATTCCATAGACTCCATTTCAGTTCTATAGCACTTACTCTTACTAGAAGGTGTGTGTTGGGGAGGGTGAACATTTGAGAGGTGAGAGACTGCAGGGTTATACTCAGAAGGCACGAAATGGGAGAAGGCAACAGGAGGTGCTATGGGAACTTGTTCAATAAGAACACATCGTTTTCTATTTCAAAACTTGTTGCTTCGTGgtgtcctactgaacacaacccaggtgtGGAGCTTTAGTGTTACCTCTCGCAAATGTGTAAAACCTGGGAGTCAGAGCACAATGGCAGTGGTGGCTAGTAGATGGAGATGGGAAGGACTATTTCTACAGATCACGCTCTGATGTTTCCCTTTGCTCCATCAACATATAAAGACAATCATTTGGAGAAATATATAGTGTACCGTTTAAAAAGCTCATTTTCAGAGAACGCTTATGAATGTGCTTCTCTTTGGAGGCTAGCGGCATACGTATCATTGACAGGAACATCATGCTGCCATGAAGAATTCGGTAGCCGGTCACCACTGTGTCCAAGTGTGTTGCTTTTGGCAGGCAACCAAAACCTCCCCTTAAGCAGAACAAATACGGTATTTGAAACACTGGTGACACCAAGGTTGACTCTCAATAGTTTATAGTGGCCTTTCTCTCATTGTCCATCTGAAGAGGAGACCAGGATAAGAAGCCACACTAGACAATTGAGATGTGCTCCAACAATTACAGCAAAATAATAAAAGTGAAAAGAGGTCATAGATCGCCTGTGAGGATGTGTTCTGGTCAGAGGTTGGTGTGTGGGGGGTCAGGGTGAGAGGGGTATGGTCCATAAGATAGTGAGGAGAGGGAGTCCAGGTGTTTGGTTCAGGCTGTCCCACTGGCAGAGTAGGAGAACTGAGGGAAGTGGGGTCTCCTGTCGCTGTCGAAAGACTCCATGCTGTCATctgggatggaaagagagaaagtTAGAGCACAAATCATTAAAAAGTGACATTCATCtttcaaagaaaaaaacaaaacaaggtcAAATTGTGGTTTATCTAGTAGTATGAACACTACTAAGCCAACTAAGGGGAGTCGATGTCCTATAAATCCATAAAATCTTTAAGCAACGTTTGTTGAGTTGGGAGGGAGGGTACCTTGTCCTGGAGGTGTGATTGTGATGGTCTGCCCGGTGAACTCCACGTCAAAATAGCGGGTGTCCGTTTCCGAGGTGACCTGGGGCTTGAATGGCGGGACCAGctgagaggaaaggggaggagtcATGAGTGGGCACCTGCCTGTCATAACACTTGCCATCACCATGAGAACAATGACAACACATAGAAAGCTTAGGATACGATACCTTCTTCTCGTACACATCTTGCCACTCGATCCCAGCGAAGAACTTGTGCTGCATTATCTCCTTGGCGTCATCAGGCCCTCCACCTAACCTaaagagaggaacacacacacaaagttagtgtacacacacacacacacacacacacagacacacacacacacacacactacctctgcTTGGGGTCCTTCTTGAGCAGGCCAGAGAGCAGGGACTTTCCCTCGGGGCCCAGGGTTCTAGGAAAGCGGATCTCCTCCATCAGGATCAGCTCAAACAGCTTCTCATGGTCCTGGTTGTAGAAGGGCAGTCGACCGCACATCATCTCATACATGACCACACCCAGACCCCACCAGTCCACAGCACGACCGTAGTCATTGTCCTCCAGCACCTATGTGTTGGAAAGGGGAGGTAGAACATGAGCGTCATGTACAGGTGGGTGGTAAATCCTCTGGAAGGGCTTTCTAACCTCATCCCTACGTCTATGGTAGTGATCCTGATACACTGATAGTTTTCGATCAGTTGAAGGACAGGGTTGATGGGTAGGTGTTTACCTCAGGGGCCAGATACTCTGGTGTCCCACAGAAGGTTTTCATGGTGGCCCCGTCCTTGATGCCCTCCTTACACAGGCCAAAGTCTGTGATCTTTATGTGGCCGTCTTTGTCCAGCATCAGgttttccagctacagtagagaGGTTTTCACAAGGTGAGTTCGAGAATAGGGAGATTCCTacttgaacttgtccaataaaaacACATTTGTATTTTCCATTGCGAAATGTTTTCAAGACTCCCTAAGTCACCTTCAGGTCCCTGTAAACCACATTTTTCTCCAAGTGGAGGTAGTCCAGCGCCGACACGATCTCCGCTCCGTAGAACCGGGCCCTCTCCTCGGAGAACACACGGTCTCGTGATAGGTGGAAGAACAGCTGGGTTGAAAGAGATGGTTATTGTGTCAATTCAATTTAcagtcacataaatccaaaccctTTCCCCCAACCTTACCGGTATTAAGTTCACCATCATACAATTGTCTACCATGTAAGATAAGGAATCATGTCCACTCTATTCATTACAGTCCATCTGCAATGTTCTGAGTATTTCACCTCACTGATAAGGCCTTAACATCAGGTAAAATGCAACAAAGTACGCACCTCTCCTCCATTGGCGTACTCCATGACGAAACACAAGCGGTCGTGCGTCTGGAAGGAGTACTTCAGACCCTTTACGGAGCGGATGAAGGAAGAGCACAATTAGGTTACCCATTTATATTAGTATAACAGTAAACAGAGGGAACAGAGTTCCTATTGCACACCAATGGAATGGTCTCTCACCGTTAAGAAGGGGTGTTTGGAGTTCTGCAGTACTCGGTTTTCAGTGAGAGTGTGTGCTACTTCATCCTAGAGAAGACTAAGGAGATGAGCTTGATCCAAGAAAAGGAAATACCAGTATACACAGActacgcacgcgcacacacacacacacacacacacacacacgtctactcACTTTTGCCACAATCACTTCTTTCTTGAGGATTTTCATAGCGTAGTATTTTCCGGTTGCTTTTTCCTTCACCAGGATAACCTTCCCAAAAGTGCCTTTTCCCAAGAGTTTGAGGTATTCAAAGTCGTGCATAGTCTAGGAGACAAAGTGTTAAAAAACAAAGAGATGGATGAACTTTATTTTACCATATCTAAAACCCTGCCACTGGTATTTGCCTTACAGCAACACAAATGCTGAGAACAGAGGGTTAGGTGTACGCACCACTTTGAGTTTGGGCTTGGTGAGGTACATCTCCATGTCCATGGGGTCTGGTGAGGagtccatcctctcctcctcctgtttctGCAGCCCATCAGCCACCTCCTGGATGGCCTTTGTCCACTGCTCCCTGAGGACGGAGGGAACCAGAGGTTGGATgactctacgtgtgtgtgtgtgacacgttATTTTTtaggggaccagaagtccccacaagaatagtaaacaacaATTTCAGCAACTGGGGACATTGTTAGT of Salmo trutta chromosome 1, fSalTru1.1, whole genome shotgun sequence contains these proteins:
- the LOC115191758 gene encoding RAC-alpha serine/threonine-protein kinase isoform X1, translated to MGEVVIVKEGWLHKRGEYIKTWRPRYFLLKSDGTFIGYKERPQDVDQLETPLNNFSVAPECQLMKTERPKPNTFIIRCLQWTTVIERTFHVESPEDREQWTKAIQEVADGLQKQEEERMDSSPDPMDMEMYLTKPKLKVTMHDFEYLKLLGKGTFGKVILVKEKATGKYYAMKILKKEVIVAKDEVAHTLTENRVLQNSKHPFLTGLKYSFQTHDRLCFVMEYANGGELFFHLSRDRVFSEERARFYGAEIVSALDYLHLEKNVVYRDLKLENLMLDKDGHIKITDFGLCKEGIKDGATMKTFCGTPEYLAPEVLEDNDYGRAVDWWGLGVVMYEMMCGRLPFYNQDHEKLFELILMEEIRFPRTLGPEGKSLLSGLLKKDPKQRLGGGPDDAKEIMQHKFFAGIEWQDVYEKKLVPPFKPQVTSETDTRYFDVEFTGQTITITPPGQDDSMESFDSDRRPHFPQFSYSASGTA
- the LOC115191758 gene encoding RAC-alpha serine/threonine-protein kinase isoform X2, translated to MGEVVIVKEGWLHKRGEYIKTWRPRYFLLKSDGTFIGYKERPQDVDQLETPLNNFSVAQCQLMKTERPKPNTFIIRCLQWTTVIERTFHVESPEDREQWTKAIQEVADGLQKQEEERMDSSPDPMDMEMYLTKPKLKVTMHDFEYLKLLGKGTFGKVILVKEKATGKYYAMKILKKEVIVAKDEVAHTLTENRVLQNSKHPFLTGLKYSFQTHDRLCFVMEYANGGELFFHLSRDRVFSEERARFYGAEIVSALDYLHLEKNVVYRDLKLENLMLDKDGHIKITDFGLCKEGIKDGATMKTFCGTPEYLAPEVLEDNDYGRAVDWWGLGVVMYEMMCGRLPFYNQDHEKLFELILMEEIRFPRTLGPEGKSLLSGLLKKDPKQRLGGGPDDAKEIMQHKFFAGIEWQDVYEKKLVPPFKPQVTSETDTRYFDVEFTGQTITITPPGQDDSMESFDSDRRPHFPQFSYSASGTA
- the LOC115191758 gene encoding RAC-alpha serine/threonine-protein kinase isoform X3; the encoded protein is MGEVVIVKEGWLHKRGEYIKTWRPRYFLLKSDGTFIGYKERPQDVDQLETPLNNFSVAQCQLMKTERPKPNTFIIRCLQWTTVIERTFHVESPEDREQWTKAIQEVADGLQKQEEERMDSSPDPMDMEMYLTKPKLKVTMHDFEYLKLLGKGTFGKVILVKEKATGKYYAMKILKKEVIVAKDEVAHTLTENRVLQNSKHPFLTGLKYSFQTHDRLCFVMEYANGGELFFHLSRDRVFSEERARFYGAEIVSALDYLHLEKNVVYRDLKLENLMLDKDGHIKITDFGLCKEGIKDGATMKTFCGTPEYLAPEVLEDNDYGRAVDWWGLGVVMYEMMCGRLPFYNQDHEKLFELILMEEIRFPRTLGPEGKSLLSGLLKKDPKQR